GCAAGTAAATGGCTGCCCACCAGAAAGCTCCGTAGCCGAGTCCCCACCAAGGACCTTGCAGCTTCCACATAGTGACCATATACAAGAATGCAGCCACAATGGAAAAGAGTATAAAAAATCCCCAGCCCATCAAGATGCCTTGCCACGTCAGCAAGAAATCATGTTTGAAAAACGGCTCAATCAGGAAGCCAATAACGATCTTGGTGAATTTCAGATAGTGTTCAACAATTTTCAATGCTCCCCAAATCAATCCAGCGAAAAAACCAATGTAAATGGTATAAAGCCACCGATTTGTTTTTATTTTCCCTTCATTTATCGCGCCCATTTTCCGGTCTCTTCCTTTCACAGCAGAAGTTGCCTGTCTTTCCTCAGGTATGATTAGTATGTTCTACCGTTATCGGTAGCATTCAACCTGTGAATCCGTTACAATAAGAAAGTACATTAACCGAATTCGAGAAGGATAAGAAGGTGGAACTCATGGCAGAACAAAACAGTATATATGGAGGACAAGCCGTCATCGAAGGCGTCATGTTCGCAGGGAAAAATGTGCATGTAACCGCCGTGCGCAAAAAAGATGGTTCGCTTGATTATTTGGAAGTACCTAAGAAAGTCATTCCTTGGGTTCAATCGCTCAAGAAAATACCCTTTGTTCGCGGTATTGTGGGCATTATCGAATCCAGCGCCAAAGGCGCCCAACATCTAAACTTTTCAGCTGAATCCTTCGCAGAACAAGAAGGCGAGGAAGACAAAGGAACAAAGAAAGAAGAGAAACCCGGCTTCTTTTCTAATATTTCAATGGTTCTTGGTGTAGCTGTGGTGGGTGTCATTTCATTTTTATTTGGAAAATTCGTTTTTACACTAGTGCCTGCTGTTATTGAACAGTTTTTATTTCAAAATGTATTTAGCAATCAAATTCTTCATAATCTTATAGAGGGTGTTATCAAAATCATTTTATTGGTTGGATATATTTACTTCATATCCCTAACACCTATGATTCGCCGACTATTTCAGTACCATGGCGCAGAACACAAAGTCATAAGCGCTTATGAAGCCGGTGTCGAGCTTACCGTCAGCAATGTACAGAAGTTCAATACCCTGCATTATCGCTGCGGCAGCTCATTCATCGTTTTCACCGTATTAATTGGTGTTGTCATTTACTCATTCATTCATTACGACGGATATGTCGAGCGCATCCTACAAAGATTGCTGCTGCTTCCTGTTGTGATCGGCGTTTCTTATGAAGTGCTAAGATTCACGAACTCGCTTCGCGAAGTACCAGTCCTTCGTTACTTGGGCTATCCGGGATTATGGCTGCAGCTCTTGACAACCAAAGAGCCTGAAGATCATCAAGTCGAGGTTTCGATTGCTTCTTTCAACCGCATGCGTGAAGCGGAACAACGAATTTCGGAGGGACGGGCATGAGAAGAAAATTTTCCCCCATTGAGATCGCCATTGCGATTTTGATTGCGATTGGTTTGTTGGTAAGTTTACGAACTTTATTCATTCCCGTTCTCGTGTTAGGGATCATCTTTCTCCTTTACAAATTCCCGCCATCCCGTTGGAAAATGTTCACCTCAAGCCGCGGCTCAGCCAAGGTCAAGAGGAAAAACGCCAAATTTCGCGTTATTAACGGCACCAAAGATTCAGAACCCGATGATTTCCCTAAGTACCATTAGTTCTCAAAACATATTTATCATAATTTTCTTCGTAAATTTGCGCAGACCACTTGTCGAAGTAATCATTTGAAGCTTGAAAACCCGATTCGTACAATGCCATACTCAATTCTTTGGACAAATTAAATTGCGTATTCCCCACACCAAGCGTCGGAATTTTCACCGTTCTGAATCGATTCTTTTGTTCAATGTAGCGCTCATCATGAGCGCTCAGCATCGTACCGAAGAGAGCTTCCAACATGGTGATTGGACCTTTAATTTTCCTGGTATGCGCATCGCTTTTACCGACGAGTTGGAATCCGATAACGGGGATCATCTCCTCACGATCGGTTTCTTGATCGAAAACCCAGAGAGGGTAATTGCTCAGGAGACCCCCATCCACAATATAATAAAATTGCTCTGTGAACGGCGTAGCCTTTCCAGAGCTTTTTATTTTGCGCCGAATCATCACGGGGTCAAAAAAATAAGGAATGCTAGTGCTCATTCGCACCGCCTTGGCAATCGAAAACCGCTTAGGGTCGATTCCATACTGTGCGATGTCGTCAGGCAGAATCAACAGTTTCCCTTGTGTAATATCCGAAGCAATAATCCGTAGTTGATTAGGCTTCAAATCTCCGAAAGTACGGATACCCTTGGCTGCCAGTTGCTGCTGAACCCAATATTCAAGCGCTTCTCCAGCATAGAGTCCTTTTTTAATCAGCAGCCGCGCGGCTGGCCCAATAATTTTTGCATTGAAAATAGGCGAACGCTGCATAAACGATTTAAAGGGCGCTCTAAGGATCAGTTCCTTCATCTCTTCTCCGGTATAACCAGCAGCCAGCAAGGCCGCTACAATGGACCCAGAGCTTGTACCCGCCACTTGATTGAAGACCAGTCCCTGTTTCATAGCCGCACTGACGCCACCTGCCAGCGCGATCCCTTTGACGCCGCCGCCTTCAAACACGCCATTGATGATCAAATCACATCACTCCCCGTCCCCTAAGCATAGGGCTTACTTTGTTATGTATGCGGGGGCAGTTTGTTTCTATACCCACAAAAAAAAGACAGAGCACCGTAAAGACGGTCTCTGTCTAATTTTCAACCTCTAATTCTTTGCGAACATTCACGAGGTCTTCCAAGCGGTTCGGGTCCCTGCGAAAATATTCGAGCAGTGTTTCAATACAAGTGATGGAATCCCAACTCAAATGATGTTCGATTCCTTCAACATCCTTATATATATTGTCCTCTTGGACACCAATAACCGTTAGGAAATTTTCAAGCAACAGATGGCGATCAACAAGACGTTTCCCCATCTTTTTGCCTTTGGGCGTCAACATAAGTCCGCGATATTTCTCATAGATCAAGTAATGATCCTTGTCTAATTTTTGAATCATTTTGGTTACGGAAGAGGGGTGTACCTCAAGTCCTTCAGCAATGTCGGAGACACGAGCGTAGCCTTTCTCGTCAATAAGCTTGTAAATTCTCTCCAGATAGTCTTCCATACTTGGCGTAGCCATTGCTTTATTTCCCCCTGCTTATCCTTTATTTCCTGTCCACTGCTTACTTATCATAATGCATCTACCCAGATGCGGTCAAATATCCCATGATTCACAGCGTCCATAACCAGGCACACTATGGGACAAACTAAACTTGCTAGCTTTACGATGAAAGGAGTCTTCCATGACAACGGAATTACTCAATAGACCTGCGCCGACTACGTCTGTTTTTGTCCCTGAGCTTGTTTATTTTGAACCCGACGCCATGAATTATCCCAAAGGTCAACGTATTTATGAATGGGCCAAGCAGCAAGGCTTGGAGATTCATATGACGACCTCTCATAATCAAATTCGCGACTTGCCTGGTGACTCTGAACTGGAAAAATATAAAATTGCCAAACGTACACTTGTCGTCGGATTGCGCAAAACACTTAAATTCGAAACTTCCAAACCGTCAGCGGAATATGCCATTCCAATTGCAACCGGCTGCATGGGACATTGTCATTACTGTTATCTCCAAACAACGATGGGCGCGAAGCCCTATATCCGTGTTTATGTAAATATGGACGATATCTTAGGAGCCTCCAAACAATATATCGAAGAGCGGGAACCAGAGATCACGCGTTTTGAAGCAGCCTGCACTTCCGACCCTGTCGGTCTGGAGCATATCTCAGGCTCGCTGAAAGAGCTTATTGAATTCATGGGTCAACAGGAGCATGGTCGCCTTCGCTTTGTGACCAAATACCATCATGTCGATTCCCTGCTAGATGCCAAACATAACAAACATACCCGGTTCCGTTTTAGCGTCAATGCCGATTACGTTATCAAAAATTTCGAACCCGGCACATCCAAATTTCATGAACGCATTGAAGCTGCCGGCAAAGTCGCCCACGCAGGCTATCCCCTAGGATTTATCATTGCGCCGATTATTTGGCATGAAGGCTGGGAAGAAGGATATGCAATGCTGCTTGAGCGACTTCACAAGGAACTGCCAGCGGATGCTGCCAGCGATTTAACCTTTGAAATGATCCAGCATCGCTTCACCCGTACCGCCAAAAATATTATCGAGAAACGATACCCCAAAACCAAACTGGAAATGGACGAAGAAAAACGAAAATACAAATGGGGTAAATATGGAAAAGGGAAATATGTGTACAAAGATGAACAAGCCAACACACTAAGGGAATTTATCACCGAACAAATCTTCGATAAATTCCCCCAAGCCAAAATTGAATATTTTACTTAAAACGCGAATTACAGCTTAAAATTTCAACCAATCGGGGGTTATGGTGTTCAACCATAGCGTGATTTGCGTCATTTTACCGGTGTAGAGTAAAACGGCAATCACAACCATCAGGCCCCCGCCTATTTTCATAATGAGATTGGAATACTTTAGAATCCATTTGGTCGATCCTATGAAAAACGAAAGCACAAAAAACGGAATCGCGAACCCTAGCGAGTAAGCTGTTGTGAGTTGGAACCATGTCCCAGGTTCCGTTGTGGCCAGAGCCAGAATTGCCGAGAGGATGGGGCCAACACACGGCGACCAACCTGCTGCAAATCCCATTCCCACCAGAACAGAACCAAGGTATCCTGCAGGACGAAAACTGATCTTCAGCTTCCGTTCTTTCATTAACCATTGCGGTTGGAAAATCCCTAATAAAAACAATCCCATAATAAAAATTAACAGTGCGGCAATTTGTCTCAACAAATCACGATAGTCAAAAAAGAAATTTCCCAGAAAGCCTGCCGTCAAACCCAGCGTATAAAAAATGATTGAAAATCCAACGATAAAGCTTAGCGTATGAAGCATCGTTTGGCGACGGACACGTGACGTTGTTTCTCCCGATTTCAACTCACTGACTGATATACCGGTTATGTAGGAAAGATAAGAAGGATACAAGGGCAAACAGCAAGGTGAAATGAATGAAGCTATCCCCGCCCATAAAGCGATCCATAAATTAACTGATTCCATGTTAAATCCTCAATCCTCTTTTTAGAATGATCCCGATCAACATTGCAATTAGTGTCAGAACAACCGTCCCCCCTGGTGCCAAGTCCCAGACTCCTGCTACCACCAATCCGATGACAACAGCTATCTCAGAAAATAAAATGGCCAAAAAGACAGAATGCTTAAAGCTGCGAGCAATTAATAAACTGCATGCGACAGGAATAGTTAACAATGATGAAACAAGCAAAGCGCCCACAATCTTGATTGCGACAGAAATCACTAATGCGGTTAGCATCGTTATCATCATATTATAATATTTAAGTGGAAGTCCACTTACACTCGCTGCATCCTCATCGAAAAACATTAAGAAAAACTCTTTGAAATGTGCGGCAATAACGCCAATGACAAGCACGGAGACGCCAAAAACCACCCACAAATCAGTTGTATCTAACGTATATATACTACCAAACAGATAACTCATCACATTCATATTAAAGCCCTTGCCAAGGGTAAATAGTAACGTAGCCAGCGCCACGCCGCCTGACATAATAATGGCGATGGAAAGCTCGGCATACGTTTTATATGCCTTGCGCAGCTTCTCTATCGCAAAAGATGCCAGAAGCGCAAACACAAGCCCTACTCCTAACGGATAGACATTGATTAGAAAACCCAGTGCAACCCCCGCGATAGACACATGCGCTAGGGTATCCCCGATCATGGAAAGCCGCCGTAGGACAAGAAAAACGCCCATGAGAGGCGCCATAAGCCCGATCAATATCCCACCGATTAATGCCCGCTGAAAAAAGTACTCCGTGAAAATATCCAAATTTCCCGCTCCTTACTGAACTCCGATCATCTCGCGAATCTGGCCGATGGAATGAGTCAAATTCGTCTCACGGCAGTCCTCGGGATCATGGGTATGCTTAACATAGAACTTAATGCCGCCGCTTACTTTCTGCGGCTCCGTTCCTAGGTATGACTGCATCATGTCCATATCGTGAGAGACCATGATGAAGGTCATATGATGATGCTGATGCATATGTCGGATCATTCGGAAGAATCCGACTTGCGTCTCGGCATCAATTCCAACGGTCGGCTCATCCAAAATGAGCAGCTCCGGGTTGTTCACGATCGCGCGCGCGAGGAAAGCGCGCTGTTGTTGTCCACCGGACAGCTGACCAATGCGGCGGTCTGCTAAGTCTTCAATACGCATGGCCAGCATGGCGTCTTCGGCTTTCTGCAGGTCTGCCTTCGTAAGACGGCGGTACACTCGCTTGTTGCTGTACATCCCCGACTGCACGATCTCCCTGACCGTTGCTGGAAAGAGGGGATTAAAAGCATTTTTCTGCGGCACATAGCCTATGCGTTCCCAATCCTTGAATTGACTCAGGGGTCGGTCAAACATCCTGATCTCACCTGCTGTTGGTTTCAATAAACCAACAAGCATTTTGAGCAGCGTCGTTTTCCCCGCGCCGTTAGAACCAATAACACCGACGAAATCCCGCTCAAGCACCTCAAAGCGTAGTTTGTCTATCACTTTTTTATTTTCATATGAAAATGAAAGATCATCTATCGAGACGATGCTGCGGTGACAAAATTCTTTATCGTTATTTTCCATCTATGAACCCCTGACTTCGTTATTGTAAGGCAATGACTAAATTTTTCAAATTTTTATCCATGATCGAAATATAATCCTCGCCTGCCTTCATCTGCGCATCCGTTAACCCTTCTAGCGGATTGAGAACCATGGTGTCAACCTTGGCATCCTTTGCCAGCGTCTTGGCTAATTTGTCAGATACAAGCTCTTCAAAAAATATATATTTCAAATCATGTTCTTTCATGTATGCATTCATTTTTTTCAAATCTTGCGCAGTCGGCTCAGCATCAGGAGATAATCCCATAATCGACATTTGGGTTAAGCCATAATCTCTGCATAGATAAGCAAAAGCATAGTGTGAAACGGCAATCTCTTTTTTCTTCGTTTGGCTAAGTTCTTTCTTGTAACGAGCATCCAAATCTAATAATTTGGCCTCATAGCTGGCGTAATTTTTCTCAAAAACTTCTTTGTGTGCAGGATCTGCACCGATTAAAGCTATTTTAATATTATTAGCCATTTTTATCGCATTTAACGGGCTCAGCCATGCATGAGGATCAAATTCGTCTTTATTTTCCGAAGTTTTGATTAAATCGGCCCCTTTGCTTGCCTCCACAACTTTCAAATTCGATTCAGCAGGCAGACTTCCAATGAAATCCTTGACCCAGCCTTCGAATCCTGCTCCTTGATAAACGAACATTTGAGCTTGTGTCATATTTTTGATGTCCCTGCTCTTTGGCGACCAATCATGTGGCTCTACCCCCGCTGGCACAAGATTAATCGCATTGACATACTCACCACCGATAGCGCGCGTAAACTCATAAAGTGGATAGAAACTTGTAACTACATTCACTTTACCCTCTACTAGCTTCGCTTTTGAACTAGAAACCCCTCCGCATCCTACCATTGCCAACACGAAGACGGCTAGTAGAACTATGTTAAAAACGCTCTTTTTTCGCTTCAAAAACACCACTCCGCTCACCCTCTAAATCGTAATCATTTTTATTAACGAATTGATTATACGAGTACCTGCCTCCCTAAGTCAATACATTCACAGGCAAAATAAAAGAGCCTGCCGCATAAGTTCACAGCATGGCCCTACTTTTATTTATCACTTTCTTCTTTCAGCTTTTTGAAATGTTCTTCCGATTGCTTAATCAATTTTTGATCTTGCTTAACTTTATATTCAATAATCTCATTATACATTTGATATTGCTTTTTCAATTCTTGATCAATCACACTTTCCTGCTTCTTGGTACTCTGAGCTTTGGATTTCGTATCTTTTTGCTTATTGGTATCCTTCTTTTTTTCCGAATTCCCACCGAATAACGTACACGCAGTTAGCAGAACAATCATGCTGGAAACTCCAATGATTTTCAAAACCAATCGAATTTTCATCTGTCTCACTCCGTTATCAGTTTCCTTTAGGATACCCGGGCTTTCCGGCTTCCATCCATAGAAAGAACCTCCATCTCCCTGATCTGGGGAGATAGAGGCTCCTAATAAGCTGAGCTATTTCACGATTGCTCCATTGGGCATAGAGTCAGGTACGGTCGCAAGCGTCAATTGATCGCCATGCGAAGCGGCGAGAATCATCCCTTGCGACAACTCGCCGCGCAGCTTGACCGGTTTCAAATTCGTGACGCAGATGACCTTGCGTCCGGCTAACTCTTCGGGCGAGTAAAACTTCGCGATGCCCGATACCACTTGACGCTGCTCGTATCCTAGATCGAGCTGCAGCTTGAGAAGTTTATCCGCGCCCTTCACGGGCTCAGCGGATATTACCTGGGCTACGCGCAGCTCCACCTTGGCGAAATCGTCGATCCCGATTTCGTCTTTGGACTCCGGCGCTGGCACTTGTGCGGCAGGCGCTGCAGAGATAGCACCAGCTGTAGCCGCAGCGGGCTCAGCAGGCACATCAGCTCCGCCGCCCATAGCCTCGACGATGAAAGCGACTTCCGCCTCAACGTCCAGTCTCGGGAACATCGGATCTCCCTTTTGCACCTTGGTGCCCGTTGGGAGATGCCCGAAAGATTGCACGCTTTCCCACGCCGTCAAGCGCGGCAGATCTTCATCAGCAAGTCCAAGCTGCTGCCAGATCAATTGCGGCGTCTTCGTCAAGAAAGGACGCAGCAAGACAGATGAGATGCGCTGAGATTCAGCCAGCACATACATAACCGAGCCAAGAGTTTCGCGCTTGGCCTCATCCTTCACCATCGACCAAGGCTGCGTCTCGTCGATGTATTTATTCGTGCGGCTGATCAGCTGCCACACAGCAGACAGCGCAATGGAGAATTCCATTTTCTCCATCGCTTCCTCGTACTTCGCTACCGTAGAACGAACAGTCTCCAAGAGACTTTCGTCAAACTCGGTAGCCCCAGCAACATAAGCTGGAATCTGTCCATCAAAATACTTATCGATCATCACGATCGTACGATTCAGCAGATTCCCCAAATCATTCGCGAGGTCATGATTGACTCGCTCAACAAAACTTTCCGGCGTGAACGTACCGTCAGCACCGAATGGCACTTCGCGCATTAGATAATAGCGCAAAGCATCCAAGCCATATCTGTCGATCAACGTAACGGGATCGACCACATTCCCTTTGGACTTGGACATTTTCCCATCTTTCATGAGAAGCCAGCCATGTGCAAATACCTTCTTGGGCAAAGGCAAGTCAAGAGCCATCAACATAATTGGCCAGTAAATCGTGTGGAAACGAACAATTTCCTTACTCATTAAATGCACGTCAGCCGGCCAATATTTCTCTAACTTACTTGTATCCTCTGATCCATATCCAAGCGCTGTAATATAGTTCGACAAAGCATCAATCCACACATAGATGACATGCTTAGGATCTCCGGGAACTTTAACCCCCCAATCAAAAGTCGTACGAGAAACGGCCAAATCTTCCAGACCTGGCTTTATGAAATTATTCAGCATCTCGTTTTTACGCGACTCTGGCTGTATGAACTCGGGGTTCTCTTCATAATACTGTACCAAACGATCCACGTATTTGCTCATCCGGAAAAAGTAAGTTTGTTCCTTCATCTTCTCAACCTGACGTCCGCAATCAGGACATTTCCCATCAACTAGCTTGCTCTCTGGAAAAAAAGACTCATCCGGAATACAATACCAACCTTCATATTCTCCTAGATAAATATCATCTTGATCAAGCAAACGCTGAAAAATCTTGCCAACAGCATCTTTATGGCGATCTTCTGTAGTCCGAATGAAATCATCATAAGAAATATCAAGTTTTCCCCATAACTCTTTGATCCCAGCAACAATACCATCTACGAATAACTGGGGTGTAGTTCCTTTTTCTTGTGCTTTGCGTTCAATCTTTTGACCATGCTCATCCGTACCCGTTAAGTACCTAACATCAAAACCGCGTAAACGCTTGTAACGAGCCATAGCATCACCAGCAACCGTGGAGTAGGCATGCCCGATGTGCAGCTTATCACTTGGATAATAAATAGGCGTCGTGATATAAAACGTTTTGGATTGTGTCGACATCATTCGTTCCTCCTAACAAATAGTAAAAAACACAAAAAACCCTCATCCATCTTGGGACGAGAGTTGAACTCACGCGGTACCACCCAGGTTCCCCCGCCTTTCACAAGCTCGGGGCTCAGTAAGTCTATGACGACTTGCCCATTAACGCTGGGACACGAAGCCAGCTTACTCCTATGTCTTCACAAGCACTAGGCAGCTCGAAGGCTTATTCTCCCGGACCATCTTCCAAACCTGCTCCTATACCGGCTTTCACCTAACCCGGCTCTCTGTTATAGGCATCCGTCTGTACTTATCCGTTCATCGAAACCATATAATAACATCTTTAGCCAAATATATCGAAAAGAAGCGTACCATGTCAAGCAGACTGATCATTCTGAGTTAATTTTTCCGCTCTTGCCGGCACATGATCCACCCCGCCCGGATGAAAAGGGTGACATTTGCATATCCTTTTGACAGATAGCCACGAACCCTTCAGCGCTCCGTGAACCTCAATAGCCTCCAACGCATATTGAGAGCACGTTGGGTAGAAACGGCAAGTCGGTGGCTTCAAAGGTGAAATAAACTTTCGATAAAAATGAATAGGGACTTGTAGAGTCTTTTTCATTAGGACCGTTTCTCCCTTAGTTCAAAGTAATCAGAAAATACTATCTCTCCATCATGCCTGAAAAAGGCGATACGGTCAATTCAGAACTATCCTTAGCCTGGTATTTGGTAACACTTAAAAAAACTCCGATATAAATGTATGGAAGTAAATAACTTAACCCATTTGCCAAAAAAAGGCCGGTGACCAGCGCTGCCAGTACATAGCGACGCTGTCATCCTTCGAAACGTAAGTTTAGCATTCATTCTCAACAACTTAGATTCCAAAAAAGAGCTTAAACTCACAGCTTGATCTAAATCACTCGAACGTTTATCTTGCATATCGGTGACATGAACTCTGGGTTTACCGATAGCTATCAACCAATTTTCTTCCGTAACAAAGGCAAAGTTAATTTTCTTCAATAGTAATTGTGCGCTTCTATAATTAATTTTAAGCATTTGTGAAAGTGAGCTTGCTGTATAAATCTTATCCGTCTGAATTAACAATTGAATCGCTTGAAACCAATGGAGCAACGAAAGCTTTGATTTATGCATGATTGTCCCTGCCGTTAAAGAAACTTGCATTCTGCAGTCCTTACATTCCAACAAACGACGAGTCCGAATATAGAAAGCTTGATGATGATCACAACGGGGACAACAGAAACCCTGGGCCCAGCGAAACTTCAACAAGTAATCCTCGCACTGCTTTTCCGTATCAAAGGAATACAATTCTAACCCCGAATTCATAGTATCCATGGTATCACTCCTCCAATACGGAACGTTTGTTCTTGTTTTATTATAACAAATTTTGTTAATTGTGTAAAGTGTTTTTCCTTCCTCCTCCCCCTATACCACTTCAAATCTACTATTCTGTGATACATACAAAAGAGCAACGATTCAACTCAACCTTAACTACACCACACGCATTTAATAGAATCTATGCCTTAGACGAATTGCCCCTGCTATTTTGTATATATCACAGAAAAGGGTGTTTGAAGCATAGGAACAGCATACTAAGAAAAACCCAGTTTTGAAGTCGGAATTCGAAGAAACACACTATCAAATACTACAACTAACCATTATATACTCAGTCTGGAGTTGGCATTAATCGAGATAATAATGAGTGCCGAGGGTGCAGTCCGGAGTCGCGGAAGTTTGGGGAGTTTGGGGGTGCGGGGTGCGGGGTGCGGGGTGCGGGGTGCGGGTACGGGTGCGGGTACGGGTACGGGTACGGGTACGGGTACGGGTACGGGTGACGGGTGACGGGTGACGGGGTGACGGGTGACGGGTGACGGGTGACGGGTGACGGGTGACGGGTGACGGGTGACGGGTGACGGGTGACGGGTGACGAGTGACGGGTGTGTGAGTGCGGGTGACGGTGCGCGGGTGCGGGTGCGGGGTGCGGGTGCGGGTGCGGGGTGCGGGGTGCGGGGTGCGGGTGCGGGGTGCGGGGTGCGGGGTGCGGGGTGCGGGGTGCGGGGTGCGGGGGTGCGGGGTGCGGGGTGCGGGGTGCGGGGTGCGGGGTGCGGGGTGACAGGTGCGGGTGCGGGGTGACGGGTGACGGGTGCGGGGTGACAACGGGGTGACGGGTGCGGGTGCGGGGTGACGGGTGCAATTCGGAGGTGCAGTCCGGAGTCTCGGGAGTTGGGGGTGTGGTTGAACCGCGTAGCGCAATAATGAAAAAGCCTCTGCCGATTTGGCAGAGGGGGCGGATTACTTTTCCAGGATCATTACTGCTTTGGGGGGCAGTGTGGCGGTGACTTCTACTGGCTGGCCTGATATTAAATCGGTGCCCTTAAAGGAACCAAGTTCGATGCTGGTCGGGTGGTCATTATGATTTAGGATAAACAGAAAGGAATGATTGTCCTTCGTTGTTCTTGTTGAGACTTCTACTCCGGGAACAGGTGGAATGGGCGATGTGATGCCTTTATCCTTGCAGAGATTAGCAAGCAAGCCTTGTAAGAAGGCGGGTTCAGGGCTGGAAGCTACGTACCAAGCTTGTCCTGATCCAAATTTATTCACGGTGAGGACAGGCATACCTTGATAGAACTCGTGGGCATAGACGGCTTTGACTTCTGCTCCTTCAGCGTGGATCAAGTCGCATAGCAGTCCGCATTGATACTCACCTTTTAAGGCGCCGAAAGGCTCATTTAGAACGATTTG
Above is a genomic segment from Paenibacillus sp. HWE-109 containing:
- the yidD gene encoding membrane protein insertion efficiency factor YidD, with protein sequence MKKTLQVPIHFYRKFISPLKPPTCRFYPTCSQYALEAIEVHGALKGSWLSVKRICKCHPFHPGGVDHVPARAEKLTQNDQSA
- the metG gene encoding methionine--tRNA ligase; its protein translation is MSTQSKTFYITTPIYYPSDKLHIGHAYSTVAGDAMARYKRLRGFDVRYLTGTDEHGQKIERKAQEKGTTPQLFVDGIVAGIKELWGKLDISYDDFIRTTEDRHKDAVGKIFQRLLDQDDIYLGEYEGWYCIPDESFFPESKLVDGKCPDCGRQVEKMKEQTYFFRMSKYVDRLVQYYEENPEFIQPESRKNEMLNNFIKPGLEDLAVSRTTFDWGVKVPGDPKHVIYVWIDALSNYITALGYGSEDTSKLEKYWPADVHLMSKEIVRFHTIYWPIMLMALDLPLPKKVFAHGWLLMKDGKMSKSKGNVVDPVTLIDRYGLDALRYYLMREVPFGADGTFTPESFVERVNHDLANDLGNLLNRTIVMIDKYFDGQIPAYVAGATEFDESLLETVRSTVAKYEEAMEKMEFSIALSAVWQLISRTNKYIDETQPWSMVKDEAKRETLGSVMYVLAESQRISSVLLRPFLTKTPQLIWQQLGLADEDLPRLTAWESVQSFGHLPTGTKVQKGDPMFPRLDVEAEVAFIVEAMGGGADVPAEPAAATAGAISAAPAAQVPAPESKDEIGIDDFAKVELRVAQVISAEPVKGADKLLKLQLDLGYEQRQVVSGIAKFYSPEELAGRKVICVTNLKPVKLRGELSQGMILAASHGDQLTLATVPDSMPNGAIVK
- a CDS encoding transposase, with the protein product MDTMNSGLELYSFDTEKQCEDYLLKFRWAQGFCCPRCDHHQAFYIRTRRLLECKDCRMQVSLTAGTIMHKSKLSLLHWFQAIQLLIQTDKIYTASSLSQMLKINYRSAQLLLKKINFAFVTEENWLIAIGKPRVHVTDMQDKRSSDLDQAVSLSSFLESKLLRMNAKLTFRRMTASLCTGSAGHRPFFGKWVKLFTSIHLYRSFFKCYQIPG